From a region of the Mycobacterium intracellulare ATCC 13950 genome:
- a CDS encoding Dyp-type peroxidase, which yields MPPVQPQPVLAPLTPAAIFLVVTIDDGGEATVHDALQDVSGLVRAIGFREPQKRLSAIASIGSDAWDRLFSGPRPAELHRFIELNGPRHNAPATPGDLLFHIRAESLDVCFELADRILKSMAGGVTVVDEVHGFRYFDNRDLLGFVDGTENPDGPLAVSATAIGDEDPDFAGSCYVHVQKYVHDMSAWNAISVTEQERVIGRTKLEDIELDDDVKPDDSHIALNVITDDDGTELKIVRHNMPFGELGKGEYGTYFIGYSRTPRVTEQMLRNMFLGDPPGNTDRILDFSTAITGGLFFSPTVDFLDDPPPLPATPAAAETSVAQDGSLSIGSLKGTTS from the coding sequence GTGCCCCCCGTCCAGCCGCAACCCGTCCTCGCGCCGCTGACGCCCGCGGCGATCTTCCTCGTGGTGACCATCGACGACGGTGGAGAGGCAACCGTCCACGACGCGCTGCAGGACGTATCCGGACTGGTGCGCGCGATCGGTTTCCGCGAGCCGCAGAAGCGGTTGTCGGCGATCGCCTCGATCGGCTCGGACGCCTGGGACCGCTTGTTTTCCGGGCCGCGTCCCGCCGAACTGCACCGGTTCATCGAACTGAACGGCCCGCGTCACAACGCTCCCGCCACGCCCGGGGACCTGTTGTTCCACATCCGGGCCGAGAGTCTGGACGTCTGTTTCGAACTGGCCGACCGGATCTTGAAATCGATGGCCGGCGGGGTCACCGTCGTCGACGAGGTGCACGGCTTCCGGTATTTCGACAACCGCGACTTGCTCGGGTTCGTCGACGGCACCGAGAACCCGGACGGCCCACTTGCCGTCAGCGCCACCGCGATCGGCGACGAGGACCCCGACTTCGCCGGCTCCTGCTATGTGCACGTCCAGAAATACGTGCACGACATGTCCGCGTGGAACGCGATCTCGGTCACCGAACAGGAGCGAGTGATCGGCCGCACCAAGCTCGAGGACATCGAACTCGACGACGACGTCAAGCCGGATGACTCCCACATCGCCCTCAACGTCATCACCGACGACGACGGCACCGAACTGAAAATCGTCCGGCACAACATGCCATTCGGCGAGCTCGGCAAGGGCGAGTACGGCACGTACTTCATCGGCTATTCGCGCACACCGCGAGTCACCGAACAGATGCTGCGCAACATGTTCCTCGGCGACCCGCCCGGCAACACCGACCGCATCCTCGACTTCTCCACCGCCATCACCGGCGGGTTGTTCTTCTCCCCCACCGTCGACTTTCTCGATGATCCCCCGCCCCTGCCCGCAACGCCGGCGGCGGCGGAAACGTCTGTTGCACAGGACGGCTCACTTTCGATCGGCAGCCTGAAAGGAACCACTTCATGA
- a CDS encoding M18 family aminopeptidase, producing MSGGPRNQTKSSASAQGLCEFIDASPSPFHVCATVAARLNAAGYTELSEAQRWPSVPGRYFTVRAGSLVAWNSAGADGPFRIVGAHTDSPNLRVKQHPDRVVAGWRVVALEPYGGAWLNSWLDRDLGISGRLSVRAKDQSTGIAHRLIRIDEPILRVPQLAIHLAEDRKSLTLDPQRHLNAVWGVGETARSFVDYVAERAEVAPTDVLAADLMTHDLTPSTVIGASDNGIADLLSAPRLDNQASCYAGLEALLAWEQGAGYLPVLVLFDHEEVGSSSDHGAQSDLLGTVLERIVLAAGGTREDYLRRLPASLLASADMAHATHPNYPERHEPGHPIAVNAGPVLKVHPNLRYATDGRTAAAFALACRQAGVPLQRYEHRADLPCGSTIGPLTSARTGIPTVDVGAAQLAMHSARELMGAHDVAAYSAAMHAFLSPA from the coding sequence ATGTCCGGCGGGCCTCGAAACCAGACGAAGTCCTCGGCGAGCGCACAAGGACTCTGCGAGTTCATCGACGCGTCGCCGTCGCCGTTTCACGTCTGCGCCACGGTGGCCGCCCGGCTGAACGCCGCCGGGTACACCGAACTGAGCGAGGCCCAACGCTGGCCGTCGGTGCCCGGGCGCTACTTCACGGTGCGGGCGGGTTCGCTGGTCGCCTGGAATTCGGCGGGAGCCGATGGGCCGTTCCGGATCGTCGGAGCGCACACCGACAGCCCCAACCTCAGGGTCAAGCAGCACCCCGATCGGGTGGTCGCCGGCTGGCGGGTGGTGGCGCTCGAGCCGTACGGGGGCGCGTGGCTCAACTCCTGGCTGGACCGCGATCTGGGAATCAGCGGGCGCCTGTCGGTGCGGGCGAAGGATCAAAGCACCGGGATCGCGCACCGCCTGATCCGGATCGACGAGCCGATCCTTCGCGTGCCGCAGCTGGCCATCCACCTGGCCGAGGATCGCAAGTCGCTGACGCTGGACCCACAGCGACACCTCAACGCGGTGTGGGGCGTCGGCGAGACGGCGCGGTCCTTCGTCGATTATGTCGCCGAGCGCGCCGAAGTGGCGCCCACCGACGTGCTGGCCGCAGACCTGATGACGCACGACCTGACTCCCTCGACGGTGATCGGCGCCTCGGACAACGGGATCGCGGACCTGCTGAGCGCGCCCCGGCTGGACAACCAGGCCAGCTGCTACGCGGGACTGGAAGCGCTGCTGGCATGGGAGCAGGGCGCGGGCTACCTGCCGGTGTTGGTGCTCTTTGATCACGAGGAGGTCGGCTCGTCCTCGGACCACGGCGCGCAATCGGACTTGTTGGGCACCGTCCTGGAACGAATTGTGCTGGCGGCGGGCGGCACCCGGGAGGACTACCTGCGCCGGCTGCCCGCGTCGCTGCTGGCCTCCGCGGACATGGCGCATGCCACCCACCCCAATTACCCGGAGCGGCACGAGCCCGGCCACCCGATCGCCGTCAACGCGGGGCCGGTGCTCAAGGTGCACCCGAACCTGCGCTACGCCACCGACGGCCGCACCGCCGCGGCCTTCGCGCTGGCCTGTCGGCAGGCCGGGGTGCCGTTGCAGCGCTACGAGCACCGGGCCGACCTGCCGTGCGGATCGACGATCGGGCCGTTGACCTCTGCGCGCACCGGCATCCCGACCGTCGACGTCGGCGCCGCGCAGTTGGCGATGCACTCCGCCCGCGAGCTGATGGGCGCGCACGACGTGGCCGCCTATTCGGCGGCGATGCACGCGTTCTTGTCGCCGGCCTGA
- the purL gene encoding phosphoribosylformylglycinamidine synthase subunit PurL, producing MSSPRLCPVTVSGTSARTHAIDTVEHAASTPDEPQPFGELGLKDDEYQRIREILGRRPTDTELAMYSVMWSEHCSYKSSKVHLRYFGETTTDEMRAGMLAGIGENAGVVDIGDGWAVTFKVESHNHPSYVEPYQGAATGVGGIVRDIMAMGARPVAVMDQLRFGAADAPDTRRVVDGVVRGIGGYGNSLGLPNIGGETVFDACYAGNPLVNAMCVGVLRQEDLHLAFASGAGNKIILFGARTGLDGIGGVSVLASDTFDAENSRKKLPSVQVGDPFMEKVLIECCLELYAGHLVVGIQDLGGAGLSCATSELASAGDGGMAIQLENVPLRTTGMTPAEILCSESQERMCAVVTPENVDAFLAVCRKWDVLATVIGEVTDGDRLRITWHGQTVVDVPPRTVAHEGPVYQRPVARPDTQDALNADASTRLPRPATGDELRATLLALLGSPHLCSRAFITEQYDRYVRGNTVLAEHADGGMLRVDEVTGRGIALSTDASGRYTKLDPYAGAQLALAEAYRNVSVTGATPVAVTNCLNFGSPEDPGVMWQFSQAVRGLAEGCAALGIPVTGGNVSFYNQTGSTAILPTPVVGVLGVIDDVGRRIPTGLGTEPGETLMLLGDTRDEFDGSVWAQVTADHLGGLPPKVDLDRERLLAEVLRSASRDGLVSAAHDLSEGGLAQAVVEAALAGETGCRIVLPEGADPFVQLFSESAGRVLVAVPRTEESRFRSMCEARGLPAVRIGVVDQASDEVEVQGLFTVSLAELRETSESVLPRLFG from the coding sequence ATGTCCAGCCCTAGACTGTGTCCCGTGACTGTCTCCGGGACGAGTGCGCGCACCCACGCGATCGACACCGTCGAGCACGCCGCCTCCACCCCCGACGAGCCGCAGCCGTTCGGTGAGCTGGGCCTCAAAGACGACGAATACCAGCGCATTCGCGAGATCCTGGGGCGTCGCCCCACCGACACCGAACTGGCGATGTACTCGGTGATGTGGAGCGAGCACTGCTCGTACAAGTCGTCCAAGGTGCACCTGCGCTACTTCGGCGAGACCACCACCGACGAGATGCGCGCCGGCATGCTGGCCGGAATCGGCGAGAACGCGGGCGTCGTCGACATCGGCGACGGCTGGGCAGTCACCTTCAAGGTGGAATCGCACAACCATCCCTCCTACGTCGAGCCGTACCAGGGCGCGGCCACCGGTGTCGGCGGCATCGTCCGCGACATCATGGCGATGGGCGCGCGGCCGGTCGCGGTGATGGACCAGCTTCGGTTCGGCGCGGCCGACGCGCCGGACACCCGCCGCGTGGTCGACGGCGTGGTCCGCGGCATCGGCGGCTACGGCAACTCGTTGGGTCTGCCCAACATCGGCGGTGAGACCGTCTTCGACGCGTGCTACGCCGGCAACCCGTTGGTGAACGCCATGTGCGTCGGTGTGTTGCGGCAGGAGGACCTCCATCTGGCGTTCGCCTCCGGCGCCGGCAACAAGATCATCCTGTTCGGGGCGCGCACGGGGCTGGACGGCATCGGCGGCGTGTCGGTGCTGGCGTCGGACACCTTCGACGCCGAGAACTCGCGCAAGAAACTGCCGTCGGTCCAGGTGGGCGACCCGTTCATGGAGAAGGTGCTCATCGAGTGCTGCCTCGAGCTGTATGCCGGGCACCTGGTGGTCGGCATACAGGACCTGGGTGGTGCCGGATTATCCTGTGCCACTTCGGAATTAGCGTCGGCTGGCGACGGTGGCATGGCGATCCAGCTCGAGAACGTGCCGCTGCGCACCACCGGCATGACGCCCGCGGAGATCCTGTGCAGCGAGTCCCAGGAGCGGATGTGTGCGGTGGTCACCCCGGAGAACGTCGACGCCTTCCTGGCGGTATGCCGCAAGTGGGACGTGCTGGCCACCGTGATCGGCGAGGTGACCGACGGCGACCGGCTGCGGATCACCTGGCACGGTCAGACCGTGGTCGACGTGCCGCCGCGCACGGTCGCCCACGAGGGCCCCGTCTACCAGCGTCCGGTCGCTCGCCCCGACACCCAGGACGCCCTGAACGCCGACGCCTCGACGCGGCTGCCGCGGCCCGCCACCGGCGACGAGCTGCGCGCGACTTTGCTTGCCCTGCTGGGCAGCCCGCATCTGTGCAGCCGCGCGTTCATCACCGAGCAGTACGACCGGTACGTGCGGGGCAACACCGTGCTGGCCGAGCACGCCGATGGTGGCATGCTCCGCGTCGACGAGGTCACCGGCCGCGGTATCGCGCTGTCGACCGACGCGTCCGGCCGCTACACCAAGCTGGATCCCTACGCCGGCGCCCAACTCGCCCTGGCCGAGGCCTACCGCAACGTCTCCGTCACCGGCGCCACCCCGGTCGCGGTGACCAACTGCCTCAACTTCGGGTCGCCCGAAGACCCCGGCGTGATGTGGCAGTTCTCCCAGGCGGTGCGGGGCCTGGCCGAAGGCTGTGCGGCCCTGGGGATTCCGGTCACCGGCGGCAACGTCAGCTTCTACAACCAGACCGGGTCGACGGCGATCCTGCCCACCCCGGTGGTCGGGGTCCTCGGCGTCATCGACGACGTCGGTCGCCGCATCCCCACCGGCCTGGGCACCGAGCCGGGCGAAACGCTAATGCTGCTGGGCGATACGCGCGACGAGTTCGACGGATCGGTGTGGGCGCAGGTGACCGCCGATCACCTCGGTGGGTTACCGCCCAAGGTCGACCTGGACCGCGAAAGGCTGCTGGCCGAGGTGTTGCGCTCGGCGTCGCGCGACGGCCTGGTGTCCGCGGCGCACGACCTGTCCGAAGGCGGCCTCGCACAAGCCGTCGTCGAGGCCGCCCTGGCCGGTGAAACCGGTTGTCGCATCGTGCTTCCCGAGGGTGCCGATCCGTTCGTGCAGTTGTTCTCCGAGTCGGCCGGCCGCGTGCTGGTGGCAGTGCCGCGCACCGAGGAGAGCCGGTTCCGTTCGATGTGCGAGGCGCGCGGTCTGCCGGCGGTGCGCATCGGCGTCGTCGACCAGGCCTCCGACGAGGTGGAGGTCCAGGGACTGTTCACGGTTTCCCTCGCCGAACTGCGCGAGACCTCCGAGTCGGTGCTGCCGCGGCTCTTCGGATGA
- a CDS encoding family 1 encapsulin nanocompartment shell protein: MNNLYRDLAPVTEAAWKEIELEATRTFKRHIAGRRVVDVSEPGGPVAAAVSTGRLANVASPTEGVEAHLRESKPLVRLRVPFTLSRYEIDNVERGANDSDWDPVKAAAKKLAFVEDRAIFEGYAAASIEGIRSASSNKTLTLPADPSEIPDVITQAISELRLAGVDGPYSVLLSADVYTKVSETTQHGYPILEHIDRLVPGDIIWAPAIDGAFVLTTRGGDFDLQLGTDVTIGYTSHDADTVQLYLQETLTFLCYTAEASVPLTA, translated from the coding sequence ATGAACAACCTCTACCGCGACCTGGCACCGGTCACCGAAGCCGCCTGGAAAGAAATCGAATTGGAGGCGACCCGGACATTCAAGCGCCACATCGCCGGGCGCCGGGTCGTCGACGTCAGCGAGCCCGGCGGTCCCGTCGCCGCCGCCGTCAGCACCGGACGGCTGGCCAACGTGGCGTCACCCACCGAGGGCGTGGAGGCGCACCTGCGTGAGAGCAAACCGCTTGTGCGGCTTCGCGTTCCGTTCACCCTGTCGCGCTACGAGATCGACAACGTCGAGCGCGGCGCCAACGACTCCGACTGGGACCCGGTCAAGGCGGCGGCGAAGAAGCTCGCGTTCGTGGAAGACCGGGCGATCTTCGAGGGCTATGCCGCGGCGTCGATCGAAGGCATCCGTTCCGCCAGCTCCAACAAGACGCTGACGCTGCCGGCGGACCCCAGCGAGATTCCCGACGTCATCACCCAGGCGATCTCCGAGCTCCGCCTGGCCGGCGTCGACGGCCCGTACTCGGTACTGCTGTCCGCCGACGTCTACACGAAGGTCAGCGAGACGACCCAACATGGATATCCGATCCTCGAACACATCGACCGGCTGGTTCCCGGAGACATCATCTGGGCCCCGGCCATCGACGGCGCCTTCGTGCTGACCACCCGCGGCGGCGATTTCGACCTGCAGCTCGGGACCGACGTCACGATCGGCTACACCAGCCACGACGCGGACACCGTGCAGCTGTATCTGCAGGAGACGCTCACCTTCCTGTGCTACACGGCGGAGGCATCCGTCCCGCTGACCGCGTAG
- a CDS encoding Rv0804 family intramembrane glutamic endopeptidase, whose protein sequence is MPARRSRQAYALSLAAALVGWSFAGPRLPARWRAALQAGLGGALVLVTRAPLGLGPPRLWAGLRLGSAVAFSAASTVAATTRLPPVRQSMAVREPPASAPDWLLVRIPVGTVWSEESAFRAALATAGSAAFGRRGGRVLQAIAFGLSHIPDARATGEPVAATVLVTGIGGWLFGWLADRTGSLAAPMLAHLAINEAGAIAVLAARSRGAVRG, encoded by the coding sequence ATGCCTGCCAGGCGTTCTCGTCAAGCTTACGCCCTGTCTTTGGCCGCCGCCCTGGTCGGTTGGAGCTTCGCCGGCCCGCGGCTGCCGGCCCGGTGGCGGGCGGCGCTGCAGGCCGGCCTGGGGGGCGCGCTGGTGCTGGTGACGCGGGCCCCGCTGGGCCTGGGGCCGCCACGGTTGTGGGCCGGGCTGCGGCTGGGGTCGGCGGTCGCGTTCTCGGCGGCGAGCACGGTGGCCGCGACCACCCGCCTGCCACCGGTGCGCCAATCGATGGCCGTCCGGGAACCGCCCGCCTCCGCGCCGGACTGGCTGCTGGTGCGGATACCCGTGGGCACGGTGTGGTCCGAGGAGTCCGCCTTCCGCGCGGCGCTGGCCACCGCCGGCTCCGCGGCGTTCGGCAGACGCGGCGGAAGGGTGCTGCAAGCCATCGCTTTCGGCCTCTCGCACATCCCCGATGCCCGCGCGACCGGTGAGCCCGTGGCGGCCACCGTGCTGGTCACCGGCATCGGCGGTTGGCTGTTCGGTTGGCTGGCCGATCGCACCGGCAGCCTCGCCGCACCGATGCTGGCCCACCTTGCCATCAACGAGGCCGGCGCCATCGCGGTGTTGGCCGCGAGGTCTCGGGGCGCCGTCAGGGGTTGA
- a CDS encoding MCE family protein: MEPRRLRERPPYKTVGLVTIVVMALIVLLLYGQFRGDLTPITQLTMVAPRAGLVMDPGSKVTYNGVQIGRVSSLSEVTHRGKPAAKVVLDITPKYVKRIPANVAADIKATTVFGNKYVALSAPNHPAAHSITPSIVIDATSVTTEFNTLFETVTSIAEKVDPVKVNLTLSAAAQALTGLGENLGRSLIDGNAILDDVNPRMPALRTDIAQLAALGDTYAHASPDLWDALDHAVTAARTLNRQQRDLDQALLAAAGLGNAGADVLGHAGPYFARGAADLVGSSQLLDEYSPEIYCTIHNFDEVAPRVHNALGDNGYSLGAHASGAIAGAPNPYIWPENLPRTNARGGPGGIPGCWQKITRELWPAPFLVMDTGASMAPYNHFEVGSPLAVDFVWGRQLGDYTINP; the protein is encoded by the coding sequence ATGGAGCCCCGTCGCTTGCGGGAGCGGCCACCGTACAAGACCGTCGGCCTGGTGACGATCGTGGTCATGGCGCTGATCGTGTTGCTGCTGTATGGGCAGTTCCGGGGCGACCTCACGCCCATTACGCAATTGACGATGGTGGCCCCGCGGGCGGGGCTGGTGATGGACCCCGGGTCCAAGGTCACCTACAACGGGGTCCAGATCGGCCGCGTGTCGAGCCTTTCGGAGGTCACCCATCGCGGCAAGCCGGCCGCGAAAGTGGTGCTGGACATCACCCCGAAGTACGTCAAGCGGATTCCGGCCAACGTCGCCGCCGACATCAAAGCGACCACGGTGTTCGGCAACAAGTACGTTGCGCTCAGCGCGCCGAATCACCCTGCGGCGCATTCGATCACGCCATCCATCGTGATCGATGCGACTTCGGTGACAACCGAGTTCAACACCTTGTTCGAAACGGTCACCTCGATCGCCGAGAAGGTCGACCCGGTCAAAGTGAACCTGACGCTCAGCGCGGCCGCGCAGGCGTTGACCGGACTGGGTGAAAACCTCGGCCGGTCGCTGATCGATGGCAACGCCATCCTCGACGACGTGAACCCCCGGATGCCGGCGCTGCGCACCGACATTGCGCAGCTGGCGGCCCTCGGCGACACTTATGCGCACGCCTCCCCCGACCTATGGGACGCGCTGGACCACGCGGTGACCGCCGCGCGCACGCTCAACCGCCAGCAACGCGATCTGGATCAAGCGCTGCTGGCGGCCGCGGGATTGGGCAACGCCGGCGCGGATGTTCTCGGCCACGCGGGGCCGTACTTCGCGCGCGGTGCCGCGGATTTGGTGGGAAGCAGCCAGCTGCTCGACGAGTACAGCCCCGAAATCTATTGCACCATCCACAATTTCGACGAAGTCGCGCCCAGGGTCCACAACGCGCTCGGCGACAACGGGTACTCGCTGGGCGCCCACGCCTCGGGCGCTATCGCCGGTGCACCCAATCCGTACATCTGGCCGGAGAACCTGCCCCGAACCAACGCCCGCGGCGGACCGGGCGGGATACCGGGGTGCTGGCAGAAGATCACGCGAGAACTGTGGCCCGCCCCGTTCCTGGTCATGGACACCGGCGCGAGCATGGCTCCCTACAACCACTTCGAGGTCGGTTCACCCCTCGCGGTCGACTTCGTGTGGGGCCGCCAACTGGGTGACTACACCATCAACCCCTGA
- a CDS encoding sterol carrier family protein has translation MAPRDKADPAKTRQAVLAVAQWLADETTPAPSRDELAAAVRLTARTLAAVAPGRSVELRIPPFAAVQCVAGPTHTRGTPPNVVETDPRTWLLLATGKLSFAEAKGTGTLRLSGSRAGEIDHCLPLFDVG, from the coding sequence ATGGCGCCGCGCGACAAGGCCGATCCGGCCAAGACCCGGCAGGCCGTGTTGGCCGTGGCGCAATGGTTGGCTGACGAAACCACTCCGGCACCGAGCCGTGACGAATTGGCGGCGGCCGTGCGGCTCACCGCCCGCACCCTGGCCGCGGTGGCGCCGGGACGAAGCGTGGAGCTGCGGATCCCGCCGTTCGCGGCGGTGCAATGCGTCGCCGGCCCCACGCACACCCGCGGCACTCCGCCGAATGTGGTGGAGACCGATCCGCGGACCTGGCTGCTGCTGGCCACCGGCAAGTTGTCGTTCGCCGAGGCGAAGGGCACCGGTACGCTGCGTCTTTCCGGCTCCCGAGCCGGTGAGATTGACCACTGCCTGCCGTTGTTCGATGTGGGCTGA
- a CDS encoding TetR/AcrR family transcriptional regulator has product MSDERAGRPRDTRLHHAILDATRELLTTGGYAELSMESIAARAGVGKKTLYRRWPSKAPLVAEAVLEAYGGTGSFPVAETGDLRADLQAWLREHADFLARPSNAALVRALIAAAAARPADGDDLYQQLSAPQLDGLTTRLRRAVRDEELSAAADLDAIAEALIGTMLFRALTHGGATDFAAEGPRTFDGLLDAILHGAATTKPD; this is encoded by the coding sequence ATGTCAGACGAGCGGGCCGGCCGGCCCCGCGACACCCGGCTGCATCACGCGATCCTCGATGCCACCCGCGAACTCCTGACCACCGGCGGCTACGCCGAGTTGTCGATGGAAAGCATCGCGGCGCGCGCCGGCGTGGGGAAGAAGACCCTCTACCGGCGCTGGCCATCGAAAGCCCCGCTCGTCGCCGAGGCCGTCCTGGAGGCGTACGGCGGAACCGGATCATTTCCCGTCGCCGAGACCGGGGACCTGCGCGCCGACCTACAGGCGTGGCTGCGCGAGCACGCCGACTTCCTGGCGCGGCCGTCGAACGCCGCGTTGGTGCGGGCGCTCATCGCCGCGGCGGCCGCCCGCCCGGCCGATGGCGACGATCTCTACCAGCAGCTCAGCGCGCCCCAGCTGGACGGGTTGACGACGCGACTTCGCCGGGCCGTCCGGGACGAGGAACTGAGCGCCGCCGCCGACCTCGACGCGATCGCCGAGGCGCTGATCGGCACCATGCTGTTTCGCGCGTTAACCCACGGGGGCGCAACCGATTTCGCTGCGGAGGGACCGCGAACTTTCGATGGGCTGCTCGACGCGATCCTGCACGGCGCGGCCACGACCAAGCCCGATTAG
- a CDS encoding phosphotransferase produces MNAPALSVPTTWDDISPQWMSAALAAAHPGVEVDTVTVEVRDDGTNRRARLGVTYRNGSGPASVFVKAADPDHKELIRMTSGMFHEPRLFTCGVDLPLEHPRVYTALIDEDAYDFVMVMEDLTARGADPRDATRPMTVEQVATGVRGLARMHGRYWGQRVLTEPALDWLEPFLPWDGMEMAPLPAALERLGPDAPEQVTSLTIDALIESIWKPYIRTLTASPQTLLHGDPHIGNTYLLPSDEVGFLDWQVARRGNWSLDLGYFLQGALTVEDRRRSERDLLEEYRGALGLPKAEMPSPDEVWLRYRASVAHGLTLWLCTASAGELWQRPDIALALAQRYSFAYADLDTAAALAEIAG; encoded by the coding sequence ATGAATGCCCCCGCGTTGTCGGTGCCCACGACCTGGGATGACATCTCGCCGCAGTGGATGTCTGCGGCGCTGGCCGCCGCGCATCCCGGCGTCGAGGTGGACACGGTCACCGTGGAGGTTCGCGACGACGGCACCAACCGGCGCGCCCGCCTGGGGGTGACCTACCGCAACGGCAGCGGACCGGCGTCGGTGTTCGTCAAGGCCGCCGACCCCGACCACAAGGAACTGATCCGCATGACCAGCGGCATGTTTCACGAGCCGCGGCTGTTCACCTGCGGGGTCGATCTGCCCCTCGAGCACCCCCGCGTCTACACCGCGTTGATCGACGAGGACGCCTACGACTTCGTGATGGTCATGGAAGACCTCACCGCGCGCGGCGCCGATCCCCGCGACGCCACCAGGCCGATGACCGTCGAGCAGGTCGCCACCGGCGTGCGCGGCCTGGCCCGCATGCACGGACGGTACTGGGGCCAACGGGTTCTGACCGAGCCGGCGCTCGATTGGCTCGAGCCGTTCCTGCCCTGGGACGGCATGGAAATGGCGCCGCTGCCGGCCGCGCTGGAACGCCTCGGCCCGGACGCCCCCGAGCAGGTGACCTCGCTGACCATCGACGCGCTGATCGAATCGATCTGGAAGCCCTACATCAGAACGCTGACCGCGTCGCCGCAGACCCTGCTGCACGGCGATCCGCACATCGGCAACACCTATCTGCTGCCCAGCGACGAGGTGGGGTTCCTCGACTGGCAGGTGGCCCGGCGCGGCAACTGGTCACTCGACCTGGGCTACTTCCTGCAGGGCGCCCTGACCGTCGAGGATCGCCGCCGCAGCGAGCGCGATCTCCTCGAGGAGTACCGCGGTGCGCTCGGCCTGCCGAAAGCGGAGATGCCGAGCCCCGATGAGGTCTGGCTGCGGTACCGGGCCTCGGTGGCGCACGGGCTGACCCTGTGGCTGTGCACCGCCAGCGCCGGGGAGCTCTGGCAGCGCCCCGACATCGCGCTCGCGCTGGCCCAACGGTATTCGTTCGCCTACGCCGACCTGGATACGGCCGCGGCGCTGGCCGAGATCGCCGGCTAG